A genomic stretch from Achromobacter spanius includes:
- a CDS encoding excinuclease, producing MKITYKLFGALSLSLACAAQAMAADRTVFLPLQPAIDAALAAGKIDGSVKFYLAGTGPKGKVLEAGVVTNRKTNAFAKKDADACLWVAQSAVIALHEAAKKANANAVTNIVSYYRKNEYSSKTDYECHAGAVVAGVALRGDLTRLK from the coding sequence ATGAAGATTACCTACAAGCTGTTTGGCGCCCTGTCCCTGTCGCTTGCCTGCGCCGCGCAGGCGATGGCGGCGGATCGCACCGTCTTCCTGCCCCTGCAACCCGCCATCGACGCCGCGCTGGCTGCTGGCAAGATCGACGGCAGCGTGAAGTTTTACCTGGCGGGCACCGGCCCCAAGGGCAAGGTGCTGGAAGCGGGCGTGGTCACCAACCGCAAGACCAACGCCTTTGCCAAGAAAGACGCGGACGCCTGCCTGTGGGTGGCCCAATCGGCGGTGATCGCGCTGCATGAAGCGGCCAAGAAGGCCAACGCCAACGCCGTCACGAATATCGTCAGCTACTATCGCAAAAACGAATACAGCAGCAAGACCGACTACGAATGCCATGCTGGCGCGGTCGTGGCGGGCGTGGCGCTGCGCGGCGACCTGACCCGGCTGAAGTAA
- a CDS encoding GatB/YqeY domain-containing protein, with protein MSTATLKTRLSDAVKDAMRAKASERLTTLRFLLAAVKQKEVDERRELNDAEITAIIEKQVKQRRESIAAFEQAGRTETAEQEKAELLVLQEFLPQAATPEEVAAAIDAALAEVAAQGVTGAPAMGKVMALLKQALAGRADMTALSQQVKARLA; from the coding sequence ATGAGCACTGCTACGCTCAAGACCCGCCTCTCTGATGCCGTCAAGGACGCCATGCGCGCCAAGGCCTCGGAACGCCTGACCACGCTGCGTTTCCTGTTGGCTGCCGTCAAACAGAAAGAAGTGGACGAACGCCGCGAGCTGAACGACGCCGAAATCACCGCCATCATCGAAAAGCAGGTCAAGCAGCGCCGCGAGTCCATCGCCGCGTTTGAACAGGCCGGCCGCACCGAAACTGCGGAACAGGAAAAGGCCGAACTGCTGGTGCTGCAAGAATTCTTGCCGCAAGCCGCCACGCCTGAAGAAGTGGCCGCCGCCATCGACGCCGCCCTGGCCGAAGTGGCCGCGCAAGGCGTGACCGGCGCGCCCGCCATGGGCAAGGTCATGGCGCTGTTGAAGCAGGCGCTGGCTGGCCGCGCCGACATGACGGCGCTGTCGCAGCAGGTCAAGGCGCGCCTGGCCTGA
- the dinB gene encoding DNA polymerase IV, giving the protein MSEPLRKIVHVDMDAFYASVEQRDNPELRGKPVVVAWTGPRSVVCAASYEARRFGIHSAMSAIRAERLCPHAIYVPPDFNRYRDVSRQIRQIFARHTDLIEPLSLDEAYLDVTQNKYGLPSATEVAQVIRQQIKEETGLTASAGIAPNKFLAKIASDWNKPDGQFVIRPTKVLEFLQPLPVRKVPGVGKVTQARLEQLGIQTVGDLATHSVEELSHYFGRYGRRLYELARGIDERQVQTDQPLQQVSAETTFSEDIRLDALGDAIDRMADKVWDQALKKGALGRTVVLKLKTDRFRILTRSQTSLSPPGSAAELASVARLLCERVELPPETLYRLAGVGMSNFADPAEQARQPDLFGGAF; this is encoded by the coding sequence ATGTCTGAACCCTTGCGCAAGATCGTGCACGTGGATATGGATGCGTTTTACGCGTCCGTCGAGCAGCGCGACAACCCCGAGCTGCGTGGCAAGCCCGTCGTCGTGGCGTGGACGGGGCCGCGCTCGGTCGTGTGCGCAGCGTCTTACGAGGCGCGGCGCTTCGGCATCCATTCAGCCATGTCCGCCATCCGCGCCGAACGCCTTTGCCCGCACGCCATCTATGTGCCGCCGGACTTCAACCGGTACCGCGACGTGTCGCGCCAGATCCGGCAGATCTTCGCCCGCCATACCGATTTGATCGAACCGCTGTCGCTGGACGAGGCCTATCTGGATGTGACCCAGAACAAATACGGGTTGCCGTCCGCGACCGAGGTGGCGCAGGTCATCCGCCAGCAGATCAAGGAAGAAACGGGCCTGACCGCGTCGGCCGGCATTGCGCCCAACAAGTTCCTGGCCAAGATCGCGTCAGACTGGAACAAGCCCGACGGCCAGTTCGTCATTCGGCCCACCAAGGTGCTGGAATTCTTGCAGCCCTTGCCGGTGCGCAAGGTGCCCGGGGTGGGCAAGGTGACGCAGGCGCGCCTGGAGCAACTGGGCATCCAGACCGTGGGCGACCTGGCCACGCACAGCGTGGAAGAGCTGTCACATTATTTCGGCCGCTACGGCAGGCGCTTGTACGAGCTGGCGCGCGGCATCGACGAACGTCAGGTTCAGACCGACCAGCCCTTGCAGCAGGTGTCGGCGGAAACCACGTTTTCGGAAGATATCCGCCTGGACGCACTGGGCGACGCCATCGACCGCATGGCGGACAAGGTCTGGGATCAGGCCTTGAAGAAGGGCGCGCTGGGGCGCACGGTGGTGCTCAAGCTGAAGACTGACCGGTTTCGCATCCTGACGCGCAGCCAGACCAGCTTGAGCCCGCCCGGTTCGGCGGCCGAACTGGCCTCGGTGGCCAGGCTGCTGTGCGAGCGCGTGGAGCTGCCGCCGGAAACGCTGTACCGGCTGGCAGGGGTGGGGATGAGCAATTTTGCCGACCCCGCCGAACAGGCGCGCCAGCCGGATCTGTTTGGCGGCGCGTTCTGA
- a CDS encoding AraC family transcriptional regulator: MPARLPPPDPARSVNAQDYQDRPRVVTAMAKEFRAGAQTGAHSHPRAQLIYAAEGVMRVTTPSGFWALPPLRALWVPAGVPHGVDMVGAVAMRSLYIQADAAAEYWPQCQVIEVSALLRALILALTAEPIDYPLGGRSEQIAALILTELSAARVVPVQIPWPRDRRLQTICTAILAQPGLQRGIEAWGSEVGASARTLIRLFQAELGLNYRQWVQQVRLADAMCRLSQGEPVARIAADLGYRSPSAFSAMFHRALGAPPQRYQRNAT, from the coding sequence ATGCCCGCCCGCCTGCCGCCGCCCGACCCCGCCCGCAGCGTGAATGCGCAGGACTACCAGGACCGCCCCCGCGTGGTCACCGCGATGGCCAAGGAATTCCGGGCGGGCGCGCAAACCGGCGCGCACAGCCACCCCCGCGCGCAATTGATCTATGCGGCCGAAGGCGTCATGCGCGTCACCACGCCCAGTGGCTTCTGGGCGCTGCCGCCCTTGCGCGCGCTGTGGGTGCCGGCGGGGGTGCCGCATGGCGTGGACATGGTGGGCGCCGTGGCCATGCGATCGCTCTATATCCAGGCCGATGCCGCGGCAGAGTACTGGCCGCAGTGCCAGGTGATTGAAGTCAGCGCCCTGCTGCGCGCACTGATCCTGGCGCTGACCGCCGAACCCATCGACTACCCGCTGGGCGGCCGCAGCGAGCAGATTGCCGCGCTGATCCTGACCGAACTGAGCGCCGCCCGCGTGGTGCCCGTCCAGATCCCCTGGCCGCGCGACCGCCGCTTGCAGACCATCTGCACGGCCATTCTGGCCCAACCCGGCCTGCAACGCGGTATCGAAGCCTGGGGCAGCGAGGTCGGCGCCAGCGCGCGCACCTTGATCCGGCTGTTCCAGGCCGAACTGGGCCTGAACTACCGGCAATGGGTGCAGCAGGTTCGCTTGGCGGACGCCATGTGCCGTCTGTCACAGGGGGAACCGGTGGCGCGCATCGCCGCCGATCTGGGCTACCGCAGCCCCAGCGCCTTCAGCGCCATGTTTCACCGCGCCCTGGGCGCGCCGCCGCAGCGATACCAACGCAACGCGACATGA
- a CDS encoding GGDEF domain-containing protein gives MTTSLFFLMWGLATALALPLLLPFQARSVNGVRAFIAANALAVLSLLSFAAAQLVPPGVYIIVSNAAWVCAVSLVYVGVRQFFSLRPHIVRTVGISAMCVLAFAVLLYGTDDLAGRMLLFSGFTCGSALMTGRVIYQQRTQIRTRGVVLYLMLAILGVAALHGLRVLVYGLGWAEPVSLAEPSPWGLFFIVCGSVTVPALFLALLLLVQTRLSEQMQAALTFDGLTQVHSRRSILDELERELQRCARAGCPLAVLVLDIDHFKSINDRYGHAAGDTALRHFAKVAQNAVRATDRVGRLGGEEFVLLMVDCDPARALVHAQRVCDALRDTPLYLQGVEVPMTASGGLASYQSGDSADVILARADVALYRAKEQGRDRVEMAFGGRAPGRMHVSSLVGMAPAANGPLVTQEGAGR, from the coding sequence ATGACGACTTCCTTATTTTTCCTGATGTGGGGGCTGGCTACGGCCCTGGCTTTACCGTTGCTGCTGCCGTTCCAGGCGCGCAGCGTGAACGGTGTGCGCGCGTTTATTGCCGCGAATGCCCTGGCTGTGCTGTCCCTGCTGTCGTTTGCGGCCGCCCAATTGGTACCGCCGGGTGTTTACATCATTGTGTCCAACGCGGCGTGGGTGTGTGCCGTCAGCTTGGTCTACGTGGGCGTGCGCCAGTTTTTTTCCCTGCGTCCGCATATCGTGCGCACGGTGGGAATCAGTGCGATGTGCGTGCTGGCGTTCGCGGTGCTGCTTTATGGCACGGACGATCTGGCTGGCCGCATGCTGCTGTTTTCCGGCTTCACCTGTGGCAGCGCCTTGATGACCGGGCGGGTGATCTACCAGCAGCGCACGCAGATCCGCACACGCGGGGTGGTGCTTTATTTGATGCTGGCGATTCTGGGCGTAGCCGCGCTGCATGGATTGCGGGTGCTGGTTTATGGCCTGGGCTGGGCCGAGCCGGTATCGTTGGCGGAGCCATCCCCCTGGGGGCTGTTCTTCATCGTGTGCGGTTCCGTCACCGTGCCTGCATTGTTCCTGGCGCTGCTGCTGCTGGTGCAGACCCGCTTGTCCGAGCAGATGCAGGCGGCCTTGACCTTTGACGGCCTGACGCAGGTCCATTCCCGCCGCAGCATCCTGGACGAACTTGAGCGCGAGCTGCAACGCTGCGCGCGCGCGGGCTGCCCATTGGCCGTGCTGGTGCTGGACATCGATCATTTCAAGTCCATCAATGACCGCTATGGCCATGCAGCCGGCGACACGGCGCTGCGCCACTTTGCCAAGGTGGCGCAGAACGCCGTACGCGCCACCGACCGTGTCGGCAGATTGGGTGGCGAAGAATTCGTGTTGCTGATGGTGGACTGCGACCCCGCGCGCGCACTGGTGCACGCGCAGCGCGTGTGCGATGCACTGCGCGACACGCCGCTATACCTGCAAGGGGTGGAAGTGCCCATGACCGCCAGCGGCGGCCTGGCGTCCTATCAGTCAGGCGATAGCGCCGACGTCATCCTGGCGCGCGCCGACGTGGCGCTGTATCGCGCCAAGGAACAAGGGCGGGACCGTGTGGAAATGGCGTTTGGGGGCCGCGCCCCAGGCCGCATGCACGTGAGCAGCCTGGTCGGGATGGCGCCAGCGGCGAATGGGCCGCTGGTTACCCAGGAAGGCGCTGGACGTTAA
- a CDS encoding S9 family peptidase, translating into MTRTVLAASMAGIVGTTLGACATQPPPRAYPLKDFFRNPERGFFRLADDGRTLAFMQPTSVDGQPARMNIYVQALQGSKLVGEPRRLTSETARDISNYFWKGADVVLYQKDFGGDENYHVLAVNAKTGKITDLTPYDGARASIEDDLEDDPDHVLISHNQRNPEVFDVYRVNVHTGAAVLVAQNPGNIVGWQTDHAGKVRAAVTSDGLNTTLLYRDDEASEFRPLITTDYRTNVSPSFFTFDDKKIYALSNRGRDKLSLVVIDPAQPDAEEEIFTPDTVDLDGAGYSRKRRVLTLAAYQTDKPQFKFFDAQSEALFKTLTEKLKGYDIALQGSNRDENVFIVAAYNDRTPGSRYLYDATTDTLTKLADINPAIPESDMSHVRPISYQSRDGLTIHGYLTLPAGRDPKNLPCVVNPHGGPWARDGWGYNPETQFLANRGFCVLQMNFRGSTGYGRAFWEASFGQWGLKMQDDITDGVQWLVQQGIADPKRIGIYGASYGGYATLAGVAFTPDLYAAAVDYVGVSNLFTFMKSIPPYWKPMLDKMQDMVGHPERDKDRLAATSPALHADKIKTPLFVAQGAKDPRVNKDESDQMVAALRARGVEVEYMVKDNEGHGFHNDENKFEFYEAMEKFLTQHLKP; encoded by the coding sequence ATGACGCGCACTGTCCTGGCCGCCAGCATGGCCGGCATCGTCGGCACCACGCTGGGCGCCTGCGCCACCCAGCCGCCGCCCCGCGCCTATCCTCTCAAGGACTTTTTCCGTAATCCGGAACGCGGCTTCTTCCGCCTGGCCGACGACGGCCGCACGCTGGCCTTCATGCAGCCCACCAGCGTGGACGGCCAGCCGGCCCGCATGAACATTTATGTGCAAGCGCTGCAAGGCAGCAAGCTGGTGGGCGAACCCCGCCGCCTCACCAGCGAAACCGCGCGCGACATCTCCAACTACTTCTGGAAGGGCGCCGACGTGGTGCTCTATCAAAAGGACTTTGGCGGCGACGAGAACTACCACGTGCTGGCCGTCAACGCCAAGACCGGCAAGATCACCGACCTGACGCCGTATGACGGCGCGCGCGCCAGCATCGAAGACGATCTGGAAGACGATCCTGATCACGTCCTGATCAGCCACAACCAGCGCAACCCCGAGGTCTTTGACGTCTACCGCGTCAACGTCCACACCGGCGCGGCCGTGCTAGTGGCGCAGAACCCGGGCAACATCGTTGGCTGGCAGACCGACCACGCGGGCAAGGTGCGCGCCGCCGTCACCAGCGACGGGCTGAACACCACCCTGCTCTACCGCGACGACGAAGCCTCGGAATTCCGCCCGCTGATCACCACCGACTACCGCACCAACGTCAGCCCGTCCTTCTTCACGTTCGACGACAAGAAGATCTACGCGCTCAGCAACCGTGGGCGCGACAAGCTGTCGCTGGTGGTCATCGACCCGGCGCAACCCGACGCTGAAGAAGAAATCTTCACCCCCGACACCGTGGATCTGGACGGCGCGGGCTACTCGCGCAAGCGCCGCGTGCTGACGCTGGCGGCCTACCAGACCGACAAGCCGCAATTCAAGTTTTTCGACGCGCAGTCCGAAGCCCTGTTCAAGACGCTGACTGAAAAACTCAAGGGCTACGACATCGCGCTGCAAGGTTCCAACCGCGACGAAAACGTGTTCATCGTCGCCGCCTACAACGACCGCACGCCGGGCTCGCGCTATCTGTACGACGCCACCACCGACACGCTGACCAAGCTGGCCGACATCAACCCGGCCATTCCGGAAAGCGACATGTCGCACGTGCGGCCCATCAGCTACCAAAGCCGCGACGGGCTGACCATCCATGGCTACCTGACGCTGCCCGCCGGCCGCGACCCCAAGAACCTGCCTTGCGTCGTCAACCCGCATGGCGGCCCCTGGGCGCGCGACGGCTGGGGCTACAACCCCGAAACGCAGTTCCTTGCCAACCGCGGCTTCTGCGTGCTGCAAATGAACTTCCGTGGCTCGACCGGTTATGGCCGCGCCTTCTGGGAAGCCAGCTTCGGGCAATGGGGCCTGAAGATGCAGGACGACATCACCGACGGTGTGCAATGGTTGGTGCAGCAAGGCATCGCCGACCCCAAGCGCATCGGCATCTACGGCGCCAGCTACGGCGGCTACGCCACGCTGGCGGGCGTGGCCTTCACGCCCGACCTGTACGCCGCGGCCGTGGACTACGTGGGCGTGTCGAACCTGTTCACGTTCATGAAGTCGATTCCGCCGTACTGGAAGCCCATGCTGGACAAGATGCAGGACATGGTCGGCCACCCCGAACGCGACAAGGATCGGCTGGCCGCGACCTCGCCCGCGCTGCACGCGGACAAGATCAAAACGCCGCTGTTCGTGGCACAGGGCGCCAAGGACCCGCGTGTCAACAAAGATGAAAGCGACCAGATGGTGGCCGCGCTAAGGGCGCGCGGCGTTGAAGTGGAATACATGGTCAAGGACAACGAAGGCCACGGTTTCCACAACGACGAGAACAAGTTCGAGTTCTACGAAGCCATGGAAAAGTTCCTGACGCAGCACCTCAAGCCTTAA
- a CDS encoding beta-ketoacyl-ACP synthase yields MNRVVITGMAGISALGSDWASVQQAFQSGRSAIRHMPDWSRFAELNTRLAGPVEDFRVPAHWTRKQLRSMGRVSQLAVRAAELALDDAALLGDASITDGRMGVACGSSVGSTAEIRAFGNMLLNGVTDDLNANSYVRMMPHTTAANVGIFFELKGRIIPTSSACTSGSQGIGYAYEAIRYGRQQMMLAGGAEELCASEALVFDALYATSQQNDTPELTPRPYDRDRDGLVIGEGGGMLVLESLDHALARGARIHAEVVGFGSNSDGTHITRPEAATMRVAMEMALADAGLPPEAIGYVNGHGTATEQGDIAETQATHALFGSRMPISSQKSYLGHTLGACGVLESWFSIEMLNRDWYAPTLNLRNIDPRCGELDYLQGDGRRMSNEYVMNNNFAFGGINTSLVFRRWP; encoded by the coding sequence ATGAACCGCGTCGTCATTACCGGCATGGCCGGCATCAGCGCGCTGGGCTCGGATTGGGCCAGCGTGCAGCAAGCATTTCAATCGGGCCGCAGCGCCATCCGGCACATGCCGGACTGGTCGCGCTTTGCCGAACTGAACACGCGGCTGGCAGGGCCGGTGGAAGATTTCCGCGTGCCCGCGCACTGGACCCGCAAGCAACTGCGCAGCATGGGCCGCGTATCGCAACTGGCCGTGCGCGCCGCCGAACTGGCGCTGGATGACGCCGCGCTGCTGGGCGACGCCAGCATCACCGACGGCCGCATGGGCGTGGCCTGCGGCTCGTCGGTGGGCAGCACCGCTGAAATCCGCGCCTTCGGCAACATGCTGCTCAACGGCGTCACCGACGATCTCAACGCCAATTCCTATGTGCGCATGATGCCGCACACCACGGCCGCCAACGTCGGCATTTTCTTTGAACTGAAAGGCCGCATCATCCCCACGTCCAGCGCCTGCACCTCGGGCAGCCAGGGCATCGGCTATGCGTACGAGGCCATTCGCTACGGCCGTCAGCAGATGATGCTGGCCGGCGGCGCGGAAGAACTGTGCGCCAGCGAGGCGCTGGTGTTCGACGCGCTGTATGCCACCAGCCAGCAGAACGACACGCCAGAGCTCACGCCCCGCCCCTACGACCGCGACCGCGATGGCCTGGTCATCGGCGAAGGCGGCGGCATGCTGGTGCTGGAATCGCTGGACCACGCGCTGGCGCGCGGCGCGCGCATCCATGCCGAAGTGGTCGGGTTCGGCAGCAACTCAGACGGCACCCACATCACGCGGCCCGAAGCCGCCACCATGCGGGTCGCCATGGAAATGGCGCTGGCGGATGCCGGCCTGCCCCCGGAAGCCATCGGCTACGTAAACGGTCACGGCACCGCCACCGAACAAGGCGACATCGCCGAAACCCAGGCCACGCATGCGCTCTTCGGCAGCCGAATGCCGATCAGCTCGCAGAAAAGCTATCTGGGCCACACGCTGGGCGCTTGCGGGGTGCTGGAATCCTGGTTCAGCATCGAAATGCTGAACCGCGACTGGTACGCCCCCACGCTGAACCTGCGCAATATCGACCCGCGTTGCGGCGAACTCGACTACCTGCAAGGCGATGGCCGCCGCATGAGCAACGAGTACGTCATGAACAACAATTTCGCGTTCGGCGGCATCAACACGTCCCTGGTTTTTCGCCGCTGGCCTTGA
- the fabG gene encoding 3-oxoacyl-ACP reductase FabG, translating to MSAAPILVTGSSRGIGRAIALALADAGHDLVLHCRQQREQAEAVLAEVNARGRQARILQFDVSDRAQCAAVLQADVDAHGAYYGVVLNAGLTRDGAFPALTGDDWDQVLRTNLDGFYNVLSPLAMPMIRRRAAGRVVCMASVSGLVGNRGQVNYSASKAGLIGAAKALAVELAKRQITVNCVAPGLIDTDMIDEHVPVEEILKAVPAQRMGKPEEVAATVAFLMSPGAAYITRQVIAVNGGLC from the coding sequence ATGAGCGCCGCCCCCATACTCGTCACCGGCTCCAGCCGCGGCATCGGCCGCGCCATCGCGCTGGCCCTGGCCGACGCCGGCCATGACCTGGTCCTGCATTGCCGCCAACAACGCGAACAGGCCGAAGCCGTGCTGGCCGAGGTCAACGCGCGCGGTCGCCAGGCCCGCATTCTGCAGTTCGACGTGTCCGACCGCGCGCAATGCGCGGCCGTTCTGCAAGCGGACGTGGACGCGCACGGCGCCTACTACGGCGTGGTGCTCAACGCCGGACTGACGCGCGACGGCGCATTCCCGGCGCTGACCGGCGACGACTGGGACCAGGTGCTGCGCACGAACCTGGACGGCTTCTACAACGTGCTCAGCCCGCTGGCCATGCCCATGATCCGGCGCCGCGCGGCGGGCCGCGTGGTCTGCATGGCGTCGGTGTCGGGGCTGGTGGGCAACCGTGGCCAGGTCAACTACAGCGCGTCCAAGGCCGGCCTGATCGGCGCCGCCAAGGCGCTGGCCGTTGAACTGGCCAAGCGCCAGATCACCGTGAACTGCGTGGCGCCCGGCCTGATCGATACCGACATGATCGACGAGCATGTGCCCGTTGAAGAAATCCTGAAGGCGGTGCCGGCCCAACGCATGGGCAAGCCCGAAGAGGTCGCCGCCACGGTTGCCTTCCTGATGTCACCCGGCGCCGCCTACATCACGCGCCAGGTCATTGCCGTCAACGGAGGCTTGTGCTGA
- a CDS encoding hotdog family protein translates to MNACPWPIASLLPHAGNMILIDDVLGYDADSLRARAVVKPGPYSLPDGSLPPWLGMEFMAQAVGAWAGCHAREAGASVKLGFLLGTRRYDCHCDSLPVGVALSIHVQRGLIDASGMSVFECELREERDESDEGNDTRVLAHARLNVYQPKDPNEFTQEAPLT, encoded by the coding sequence ATGAACGCATGCCCCTGGCCCATCGCCAGCCTGCTGCCGCACGCCGGCAACATGATCCTGATTGACGACGTGCTGGGCTACGACGCCGACAGCCTGCGTGCCCGTGCCGTCGTCAAGCCCGGCCCCTACTCCTTGCCGGACGGCTCGCTGCCGCCCTGGCTGGGCATGGAATTCATGGCGCAAGCCGTGGGCGCCTGGGCCGGTTGCCACGCGCGCGAAGCCGGTGCCAGCGTCAAGCTGGGATTCCTGCTTGGCACCCGGCGCTACGACTGCCACTGCGACAGCCTGCCCGTGGGCGTGGCCCTGTCCATCCACGTCCAACGCGGCCTGATCGACGCCAGCGGCATGAGCGTTTTCGAATGCGAATTGCGCGAAGAGCGTGATGAAAGCGACGAAGGCAACGACACCCGCGTGCTGGCCCACGCCCGGCTGAATGTCTATCAGCCCAAGGACCCCAACGAATTTACTCAGGAAGCCCCCCTCACATGA
- a CDS encoding BPTD_2524 family lipoprotein has protein sequence MVRNLVAVSAMVLGLAGCSLGISSDSASPHSEFKAPVAFKDAYASVIRQSNNCLRSTDNAYRVVTDLNEAAQSGVVRVLAPYSDNVMSRVDLKAAGPKSTDVRIVMWGKGTWDAAAMRAMQDAIYYSITSCSSYMPLDPRTPVKPSRDLPD, from the coding sequence ATGGTCAGGAATCTGGTCGCGGTATCGGCGATGGTATTGGGCCTGGCGGGTTGCTCGTTGGGCATCTCGTCGGACAGCGCGTCGCCGCACAGCGAATTCAAGGCGCCGGTCGCGTTCAAGGACGCCTACGCCTCGGTGATCCGGCAGTCGAACAACTGCCTGCGCAGCACCGACAACGCCTATCGCGTGGTGACCGATCTGAACGAGGCGGCGCAGTCGGGTGTGGTGCGCGTGTTGGCGCCGTATAGCGACAACGTCATGTCGCGGGTCGACCTGAAGGCCGCCGGCCCGAAGAGCACGGACGTGCGCATTGTGATGTGGGGCAAGGGCACTTGGGACGCGGCGGCAATGCGCGCGATGCAAGACGCCATCTACTACAGCATCACGTCGTGCAGCAGCTATATGCCGCTGGACCCGCGCACCCCCGTCAAGCCCTCGCGCGACCTGCCGGACTAA
- a CDS encoding MFS transporter has product MTFAQNPVAGISDANVSAPTAAPAPAAPSTAFKVLGAISVAHLMNDMIQSILLAIYPMLKDSFSLSFAQIGLITLVYQLAASLLQPFIGLYTDRHPKPYSLPVGMGFTLLGLLLLSVAPSFGWLLVAAVLVGTGSSVFHPESSRVARMASGGRHGLAQSLFQVGGNVGSALGPLLAALFIIPHGQRSVAWFSLAALFGIVVLTGIGRWYSANRVILKPRARRDGAENGLSRNQVMGALAVLGVLVFSKYFYLASLNSYFTFYLIDKFGLSVREAQLYLFLFLAAVAVGTVVGGPVGDRIGRKIVIWVSILGVAPFTLLLPYANLFWTGALVVIIGMVLASAFSAIVVYAQELVPGKVGMIAGLFFGFAFGMGGVGAAALGKLADATSIGYVYQVCAYLPLLGVVAILLPNVEKARVEKARVEKTRVEKAHH; this is encoded by the coding sequence ATGACTTTCGCCCAGAACCCCGTCGCCGGTATTTCCGACGCCAACGTGTCCGCGCCCACCGCCGCACCCGCTCCGGCAGCCCCGTCGACCGCTTTCAAGGTGCTGGGCGCGATCAGCGTGGCGCATCTGATGAACGACATGATCCAGTCGATCCTGTTGGCCATCTATCCCATGCTGAAGGATTCGTTCAGCCTGTCGTTTGCCCAGATCGGGCTGATCACCTTGGTGTATCAATTGGCGGCCTCGTTGCTGCAGCCCTTCATCGGCCTTTATACGGACCGCCATCCCAAGCCGTATTCCTTGCCGGTGGGGATGGGGTTTACCTTGCTGGGTCTGTTGCTGCTGTCGGTGGCGCCGTCGTTCGGCTGGCTGCTGGTGGCGGCGGTGCTGGTGGGCACGGGCTCGTCGGTGTTCCATCCCGAGTCTTCACGGGTGGCGCGGATGGCCTCGGGCGGGCGGCATGGCCTGGCGCAGTCGCTGTTCCAGGTGGGCGGCAATGTGGGGTCGGCGCTGGGGCCGCTGTTGGCGGCCTTGTTCATCATTCCGCATGGGCAGCGCAGCGTGGCCTGGTTTTCCCTGGCGGCCCTGTTCGGCATCGTGGTGCTGACGGGCATCGGCCGTTGGTATAGCGCGAATCGCGTCATTCTCAAACCCCGCGCGCGCCGCGATGGGGCGGAAAACGGCTTGTCGCGCAATCAGGTCATGGGTGCGTTGGCGGTGCTGGGCGTGCTGGTGTTTTCCAAGTACTTCTATCTGGCCAGCCTGAACAGCTATTTCACTTTTTATTTGATCGACAAATTCGGCCTGTCGGTGCGCGAGGCGCAGTTGTACCTGTTCCTGTTCCTGGCCGCGGTGGCGGTGGGCACGGTGGTGGGCGGCCCCGTGGGCGACCGCATCGGCCGCAAGATCGTGATCTGGGTGTCGATTCTGGGCGTGGCGCCGTTTACCCTGCTGTTGCCGTACGCCAACCTGTTCTGGACGGGCGCGTTGGTGGTGATTATCGGCATGGTCCTGGCGTCGGCGTTTTCCGCCATCGTGGTGTATGCGCAGGAGCTGGTGCCGGGCAAGGTGGGCATGATCGCCGGGCTGTTCTTCGGCTTTGCGTTCGGCATGGGCGGGGTGGGCGCCGCCGCGCTGGGCAAGCTGGCTGACGCCACCAGCATCGGCTATGTGTACCAGGTGTGCGCGTACCTGCCGTTGCTGGGGGTGGTGGCGATCTTGCTGCCGAATGTGGAAAAGGCGCGAGTGGAAAAGGCGCGAGTGGAAAAGACGCGAGTGGAAAAAGCACACCACTAA
- a CDS encoding PaaI family thioesterase translates to MTATASTDYFGLTIPFMHFIGLVPESIAPGFARTTLPWRQDLTNSRGDVHGGTLMSVLDFTLSAAARGSADATEGMATIDMNTTFLSPGTGDLVIEARCLRRGGSIAFCEGDIRRADGELVARATATFKIVRRRPGGD, encoded by the coding sequence ATGACCGCAACCGCATCCACTGACTATTTCGGCCTGACCATCCCCTTCATGCACTTCATTGGCCTGGTGCCCGAAAGCATCGCGCCGGGATTCGCCCGCACCACGCTGCCCTGGCGCCAGGACCTGACCAACAGCCGTGGCGACGTGCATGGCGGCACGCTCATGAGCGTGCTGGACTTCACGCTTAGCGCGGCGGCGCGCGGGTCGGCCGACGCCACCGAAGGCATGGCCACCATCGACATGAACACCACGTTCCTGTCCCCCGGCACGGGCGACCTGGTCATTGAAGCGCGCTGCCTGCGCCGGGGCGGGTCCATCGCCTTCTGTGAAGGCGATATTCGGCGCGCCGATGGCGAACTGGTGGCGCGCGCCACGGCCACCTTCAAGATCGTGCGCCGCCGCCCGGGCGGCGACTGA